In the Heterodontus francisci isolate sHetFra1 chromosome 8, sHetFra1.hap1, whole genome shotgun sequence genome, one interval contains:
- the LOC137373046 gene encoding uncharacterized protein isoform X2 has protein sequence MEVIVPFGEAETPRTARGKCSRILSYWSLVIMIISLQVFAASCLSFYFLGKQLQNATEHLEKEFRKELMTKCITHWTVSPKSRQGPGEGEKTLAWETTSGQIINGNCTAYNESEQSMEIKNAGFYFIYVQMLPDPLSDPSTFFFAVTYLPCCVPVSVSYEVAILFFHLSVTLLLVGVPHLGE, from the exons ATGGAAGTGATTGTGCCGTTCGGTGAGGCAGAAACCCCACGAACGGCCCGTGGGAAGTGCTCCAGAATACTGTCCTATTGGTCTCTGGTTATCATGATAATCTCGCTCCAGGTTTTTGCAGCAAGTTGCCTCTCGTTTTATTTCCTCGGAAAGCAACTGCAGAATGCG actgaacacctagaaaaagaaTTTAGAAAGGAGCTGATGACGAAATGCATAACTCACTGGACTGTTT CACCTAAATCCCGTCAAGGCCCTGGTGAGGGTGAAAAGACACTTGCCTGGGAGACCACGAGTGGTCAGATCATCAATGGAAACTGCACAGCATATAACGAGAGTGagcagtcaatggaaataaaaaacgCTGGCTTCTACTTCATTTATGTCCAG atgctgcctgacccgctgagtgaccccagcactttcttctttgctgtcacatacttaccctgctgtgtcccagtgtcagtGTCCTATGAAGTTGCAATCCTTTTCTTTCACTTGAGTgtaacattgcttcttgtaggcgtgccgcacctgggtgaataa
- the LOC137373046 gene encoding CD40 ligand-like isoform X1 — MEVIVPFGEAETPRTARGKCSRILSYWSLVIMIISLQVFAASCLSFYFLGKQLQNATEHLEKEFRKELMTKCITHWTVSPKSRQGPGEGEKTLAWETTSGQIINGNCTAYNESEQSMEIKNAGFYFIYVQVKFKSHSQTVKFIMDFGGKEKVQNSRRPAVRGAVYFGSTYKLPPGTKIFVKANPQTILFHETETFFGLFEL, encoded by the exons ATGGAAGTGATTGTGCCGTTCGGTGAGGCAGAAACCCCACGAACGGCCCGTGGGAAGTGCTCCAGAATACTGTCCTATTGGTCTCTGGTTATCATGATAATCTCGCTCCAGGTTTTTGCAGCAAGTTGCCTCTCGTTTTATTTCCTCGGAAAGCAACTGCAGAATGCG actgaacacctagaaaaagaaTTTAGAAAGGAGCTGATGACGAAATGCATAACTCACTGGACTGTTT CACCTAAATCCCGTCAAGGCCCTGGTGAGGGTGAAAAGACACTTGCCTGGGAGACCACGAGTGGTCAGATCATCAATGGAAACTGCACAGCATATAACGAGAGTGagcagtcaatggaaataaaaaacgCTGGCTTCTACTTCATTTATGTCCAGGTGAAGTTCAAAAGTCATTCTCAGACTGTGAAATTCATCATGGACTTCGGCGGCAAGGAGAAAGTACAAAATTCACGACGTCCAGCAGTGCGGGGAGCTGTATACTTTGGCAGCACGTATAAACTGCCACCAGGGACCAAGATTTTCGTCAAAGCCAATCCCCAAACTATTCTATTCCATGAGACAGAAACATTCTTTGGCCTGTTTGAGCTATAG